In a single window of the Cryptococcus neoformans var. neoformans JEC21 chromosome 11 sequence genome:
- a CDS encoding Pol II transcription elongation factor, putative — protein MIAPTTSQSELHLLCVSAVVRDLISTYNSSSSSATQPPNVNSLRAKYAKKYGLKAVPRLTDVLAAVPEEWKDRLRGWLRAKPVRTASGVAVVAVMCKPHRCPHVAMTGNICVYCPGGPDSDFEYSTQSYTGYEPTSMRAIRARYDPYEQARGRVNQLRDLGHSVDKVEIIIMGGTFMSMPEDYRHKFIAGLHNALSGHTGEDVDEAVKFSEQSKVKCVGITIETRPDYCLKPHLSQMLRYGCTRLEIGVQSVYEDVARDTNRGHTVRAVSESFHMSKDAGYKIVAHMMPDLPNCGTERDIWQFQEFFENPAFRSDGLKLYPTLVIRGTGLYELWRTGKYKNYPPNALVDIVARIMALVPPWTRVYRVQRDIPMPLVSSGVENGNLRELALARMKDFGAECRDVRYREVGLHEIHHRVRPRDIELIRRDYAANGGWETFLSYEDPQSDILVGLLRLRKCSEEGTFRKELVGMQGGCSLVRELHVYGTAAPVHSRDPKKFQHQGIGTLLMEEAERIAREEHGSGRIAVISGVGTRDYYRRLGYFLDGPYMVKDLLYDDE, from the exons ATGATCGCACCCACAACCTCACAGTCGGAACTGCACCTTCTATGTGTATCCGCCGTGGTCAGAGACCTCATCTCAACCTATAATTCCTCAAGCAGCTCCGCCACCCAGCCTCCAAACGTAAACAGTCTTCGAGCAAAATACGCAAAAAAATACGGACTCAAGGCAGTCCCTCGTTTGACAGATGTCCTCGCTGCTGTCCCtgaagaatggaaggaCAGGCTGAGGGGATGGCTGAGAGCAAAGCCAGTCAGGACGGCGAGCGGTGTGGCAGTTGTTGCTGTCATGTGCAAACCCCATCGATGTCCTCACGTAGCCATGACCGGAAACATCTGCGT CTACTGCCCCGGCGGTCCCGACTCTGACTTTGAATACTCAACCCAGTCATACACTGGATATGAG CCTACTTCTATGCGAGCCATCCGGGCCAGATATGACCCATATGAGCAAGCGCGTGGACGTGTGAACCAGCTCCGTGACCTTGGACACAGCGTCGACAAGGTTGAGATCAT TATCATGGGAGGAACGTTCATGTCCATGCCGGAAGACTACCGCCATAAATTCATTGCTGGACTTCACAATGCCTTGAGTGGTCACACTGGAGAGGACGTTGACGAGGCTGTCAA ATTCTCTGAGCAAAGCAAGGTCAAATGCGTTGGTATCACTATTGAAACTCGTCCCGATTACTGCTTGAAGCCTCATCTGAGTCAGATGTTGAGGTATGGATGCACCCGTCTGGAAATCGGTGTTCAATCAGTCTATGAA GACGTGGCACGAGACACCAACCGAGGACACACTGTCCGAGCTGTCAGTGAATCCTTCCACATGTCCAAAGACGCCGGCTACAAGATTGTCGCCCACATGATGCCTGACCTCCCCAACTGCGGTACCGAGCGAGACATTTGGCAATTCCAAGAATTCTTTGAAAACCCCGCTTTCCGCTCAGACGGTCTCAAACTGTACCCAACCTTGGTCATCCGTGGTACCGGTCTTTACGAACTGTGGAGGACTGGCAAGTACAAGAATTACCCTCCCAACGCCCTTGTCGATATCGTAGCGAGGATCATGGCGCTCGTACCCCCCTGGACGCGAGTCTACCGCGTCCAACGAGATATCCCGATGCCGCTCGTCTCTTCCGGCGTGGAGAATGGTAATTTACGTGAACTCGCACTTGCGCGTATGAAGGATTTCGGTGCCGAGTGTCGAGATGTGCGATACCGTGAGGTCGGTCTGCACGAGATTCACCACCGTGTGCGACCGCGTGATATCGAGCTTATCCGAAGAGATTACGCGGCGAATGGCGGATGGGAGACGTTCTTGTCGTATGAGGATCCTCAGTCTGATATCTTGGTCGGTCttttgaggttgagaaaGTGTTCAGAGGAAGGGACGTTTAGGAAGGAGTTGGTTGGTATGCAAGGTGGATGCAGCCTTGTGCGAGAGCTG CACGTGTATGGTACTGCTGCACCCGTTCACTCTCGTGACCCCAAGAAATTCCAGCATCAAGGTATCGGTACATtgttgatggaagaggcggagcGTATCGCCCGTGAGGAGCACGGTAGCGGTCGGATCGCTGTAATCTCTG GTGTTGGAACGCGTGATTACTATCGACGGCTTGGTTACTTTCTCGATGGGCCTTATATGGTCAAGGATCTTTTGTACGATGACGAGTAG
- a CDS encoding hexaprenyldihydroxybenzoate methyltransferase, putative, giving the protein MNRQQLCRRLYFSRSATAFPSTRIAARSITTASPASPASPASPSTAPSTFSTINASEISHFSKLSSQWWSETGEFALLHRMNPVRVEWIRQKVALAPPPEEEWSFETRHMDAQREAARGTGAWLTGLRCLDVGCGGGILSEALARLGATVVSVDASESNIGIATTHANQDPYLAKKMEKGELEYRFSTAEALRDAGEKFDVVCSMEVLEHVDEPGEFMKCLGEMVKPGGHLLLSTISRTPLSHLLTITLAEDILRLVTPGTHTYRKFIKPEELRRFVYSDMGGFKTWHRNDDASDIRENEVGETRGIIYDPLKGAWRLWDGVEGSWWKEAGEVCNYMYHAKKRS; this is encoded by the exons ATGAACAGGCAACAACTCTGCAGAAGACTATACTTCTCACGCTCCGCAACAGCATTCCCATCAACACGCATCGCAGCACGCTCAATCACAACAGCATCCCCAGCATCCCCAGCATCCCCAGCATCTCCATCCACCGCTCCCTCCACTTTCAGCACCATCAACGCTTCCGAAATCTCCCACTTCTCCAAACTCTCCTCCCAATGGTGGTCAGAAACAGGCGAATTTGCACTTTTACATCGCATGAATCCCGTGCGGGTAGAGTGGATCAGGCAAAAAGTCGCTCTCGCTCCTCCaccggaagaggaatggtCGTTTGAGACTCGGCATATGGATGCGCAGAGAGAAGCAGCGCGAGGTACGGGTGCTTGGTTGACAGGTCTTCGATGCTTGGACGTTGGATGTGGAGGTGGGATCCTCTCAGAGGCTCTGGCAAGATTGGGAGCCACTGTGGTGAGCGTTGATGCGAGTGAAAGTAATATCGGCATCGCGACCACTCACGCCAATCAAGATCCGTATTtggccaagaagatggaaaagggaGAGTTGGAGTACCGATTCAGTACTGCCGAAGCTTTAAGAGATGCTGGGGAAAAGTTTGATGTTGTGTGCTCCATGGAAGTGCTTGAGCATGTGGATGAGCCTGGAGAGTTCATGAAATGTCTCGGAGAGATGGTTAAA CCTGGAGGACATCTCTTACTTTCAACCATCTCTAGAACACCcctctcccatctcctcacTATCACTCTTGCCGAAGACATCCTCCGTCTTGTGACTCCGGGAACACATACCTACCGTAAATTCATCAAGCCCGAGGAACTCCGACGTTTCGTCTACTCTGACATGGGTGGTTTCAAGACATGGCATAGAAATGATGACGCAAGTGATATCCGGGAAAATGAAGTTGGTGAGACTCGAGGGATAATTTATGACCCTTTGAAGGGCGCTTGGAGATTGTGGGATGGTGTGGAGGGCAGCTGGTGGAAAGAGGCAGGTGAAGTTTGCAATTACATGTACCACGCAAAGAAGAGGTCTTAG
- a CDS encoding expressed protein, translated as MPAEVVVISDDESDQEIHLVACKPILSHSLPALAPASAAIVIDSDSEDGIDSDSEDGIETDDDDDDDGENQDILGLLSQMADHSGLRAPTRTQSTSVLETCRARTERGSSRTFAGSILSQVDSLDKTKSKKRASSGDDSSVQKRSKIDDTNGLTREEMAAIKASEKEAKAAQKAKEKEARQFERDTAKAAKEAERSYQRKVAQVNKLRTSKQDALREIHLYLSADMCLPSSPIAGALPEIRHRIQDCQSALCFLPEPDSPIPGAIRFKRHLQARWDPGSKRFVPLDDPRWVWEKTVLVLITAEELVDKVADGGDTLGQWASDVRLLLGLATGDQVVLMIKGLQKYYSKSRSLANKDYINAARAGLEGGSAATATPITFRRPTREQIEAEMVRLQVAEHFFLVHVEKTEDVEDWVYNIAADIALRPYKLIAKSHLNFAPAEGSRKALQPTAVLELMLQEVQGITPSAAAGITEKYPTFRRLMEAFEMEEQRGGIERAEMMLQYCEVRNLKSGHASGRNLNKALSKRVYNAFRGTDSLSLA; from the exons ATGCCAG CCGAAGTCGTGGTCATCAGCGACGATGAATCTGACCAAGAAATCCACCTCGTCGCCTGTAAACCTATCCTCTCGCACTCTCTACCCGCCCTCGCTCCTGCCAG CGCGGCAATAGTGATCGACTCTGATTCGGAAGACGGGATCGACTCTGATTCGGAAGACGGGATCGAGACggacgatgacgacgacgacgacgggGAAAATCAAGATATCCTTGGGTTATTAAGTCAGATGGCGGATCATTCGGGTTTGCGCGCACCGACACGTACGCAGAGCACGAGCGTGCTCGAAACGTGTCGTGCGAGGACGGAGCGAGGTTCGAGCCGGACGTTTGCGGGTAGTATCTTATCCCAG GTTGATTCGCTAGACAAGACAAAGTCAAAGAAACGGGCCTCTTCAGGGGATGACAGCAGCGTACAGAAACGGTCAAAGATTGACGATACT AACGGCTTGacaagggaagagatggcGGCTATCAAAGCGAGTGAGAAAGAGGCGAAAGCCGCGCAAAAAgccaaggaaaaagaggctAGACAGTTTGAACGTGATACGGCCAAA GCGGCGAAAGAAGCAGAAAGGTCGTACCAGAGAAAAGTAGCCCAGGTCAACAAG CTCCGAACGTCAAAACAAGATGCTCTCCGTGAGATCCACCTCTACCTCTCTGCCGACATGTGcctcccttcatcccctATCGCCGGTGCCCTCCCCGAAATCCGCCACCGGATCCAAGACTGTCAATCCGCCCTCTGTTTCCTCCCCGAACCCGATTCCCCCATCCCCGGCGCGATCCGGTTCAAGCGACACCTCCAAGCGCGATGGGACCCCGGCTCAAAACGGTTCGTCCCGCTAGACGATCCGCGATGGGTATGGGAAAAGACAGTGCTGGTGCTCATCACGGCCGAAGAGTTGGTGGACAAGGTTGCAGATGGCGGGGATACGCTCGGGCAATGGGCGTCGGACGTGCGGTTGTTATTGGGTTTGGCGACGGGCGACCAGGTGGTGTTGATGATCAAGGGTCTGCAAAAGTATTATTCGAAATCGCGGTCGTTGGCCAATAAGGATTATATAAACGCCGCCCGCGCGGGTCTCGAGGGCGGGTCGGCGGCGACGGCGACGCCGATAACCTTTCGACGCCCGACAAGGGAACAAATCGAAGCCGAGATGGTGAGACTCCAAGTGGCTGAacatttcttcctcgtgCATGTCGAAAAGACGGAAGACGTCGAAGACTGGGTGTACAACATTGCGGCCGATATCGCGCTGAGACCGTACAAACTGATCGCGAAATCGCACCTCAATTTCGCCCCGGCCGAAGGTTCCAGAAAAGCGTTACAGCCGACGGCGGTGCTCGAGCTGATGTTGCAGGAAGTACAGGGGATCACACCCTCCGCCGCGGCCGGGATCACGGAAAAGTATCCGACGTTTAGGCGGTTGATGGAGGCGtttgagatggaagagcagAGAGGGGGGATCGAGAGGGCGGAGATGATGTTGCAGTATTGTGAAGTGAGGAATTTGAAGAGCGGCCATGCGAGTGGCAGGAATTTGAACAAG GCACTGTCGAAACGGGTTTACAATGCGTTCCGTGGAACGGACAGTCTCTCTCTTGCCTGA